The Mariprofundus ferrinatatus DNA window CAGAGTGTTGATGACCTTGAAACGCTTGCTGCCACGCCTGCTGCAGGCCTTGGTTCCGTTCGCCTGAAGCCGGGAAAAGCCGAATGTGAACGTGTGTTCGAGGTGTTCAGGAAAAACGATGTGCGCTACTTCTTTTATATTGGCGGTAATGACTCAGCTGAGACCGCTCATATCATCGCCGAGATGGCCAAAGAGGCGAACTATGATTTTTGCACCATCCATATCCCAAAAACGATTGATAACGATCTGAAGGTGACTGATCACTGTCCCGGTTATGCGTCTGCGGCCAGATTCGTTGCGCTGGCATTCATGGGCGATGACCGCGATAACGCAGCCCTTGCCGGCGTGAAGATTAATGTGGTCATGGGTCGCCATGCGGGTTTCCTGACTGCAGCATCGGCGCTGGCGCGTCAGGGTGAAGGGGATGGCCCTCATCTGATCTATCTGCCGGAACGTGTTTTCGATGTCGCCTCATTCCAGTCTGATGTGAAAGCCGCCATGTCCAAATACGGCCGTTGTCTTGTTGCAGTTTCAGAGGGTATCGGGGATGCCGATGGTAACCCTGTGGCAACGACTGGTGAACGAGATTCACACGGTAATATCCAGCTCTCTGGTACCGGCGCGTTGGGTGATTTTCTCTCTGGTAAGGTGAAAGAGGCCTATGCGGGCGAATCGGTGCGTGTTCGTGCTGATACCTTCGGTTATCTGCAGCGCAGTTTCCCGACCATTGTATCCGAAGTGGATGCGAAGGAGGCGCGCATGGTGGGTGAGTACGCCGTAAACCATGCGGTTGCGACTGCTGAACCTGGCTCTGTCGCTATCCGCAGGGTTTCAGATGTGCCTTATGCAAGTGAATGCTTTATCACCCCGCTCTCAACTGTGGCACGTGAAGCGACCGAGATGAAAGATGAGTATATCAGTGCGGCAGGCAACGACGTTACACAGGCATGGCTTGATTACGTAGGTCCGTTGGTCGGAGAGCTTCCAAAGATGGGTAAGCTGTTCTGAGTTCTCTGAAGCTGATGAAAACAAAAAAGGGCTGCCTGTTGGCAGCCCTTTTTATTGCATTTTGAAAGGGTAACCGGGGATCTCGAAAGGCTCCTCAATATCAATCAGTTTCGGATTCATAAACTTGTGGGCATAGGGGAGATAAACCTTCTCATGGATAAAGATATCGAATAGAACGGGATCAATGTGGTGCTCCTGCTTCATCTTGCCAAGGATGGCGAGCGCTTCGGAGAGCTTCTTGCCCTCCTTATAGGGGCGGTCCTCAGCCGTGAGTGCCTCGAAAACATCAGCAATTGCCATTACTCTGGCCGGTACGCTCATTTGCTCTCGTGTCAGGCCAAGAGGGTAACCCGTGCCATCCATGCGTTCGTGGTGACCGCCGGCATATTCCGGCACCTCTTTCATGTTTTCAGGGAATTTCATCGACTTGAGCATCTTGATAGTGACCACGATATGGTCGTTAATAAT harbors:
- a CDS encoding 6-phosphofructokinase, whose protein sequence is MALKGKMVIGQSGGPTAVINQSLVGAVLAARNQSDITGILGAHHGIAGIMKEDFIDLTTQSVDDLETLAATPAAGLGSVRLKPGKAECERVFEVFRKNDVRYFFYIGGNDSAETAHIIAEMAKEANYDFCTIHIPKTIDNDLKVTDHCPGYASAARFVALAFMGDDRDNAALAGVKINVVMGRHAGFLTAASALARQGEGDGPHLIYLPERVFDVASFQSDVKAAMSKYGRCLVAVSEGIGDADGNPVATTGERDSHGNIQLSGTGALGDFLSGKVKEAYAGESVRVRADTFGYLQRSFPTIVSEVDAKEARMVGEYAVNHAVATAEPGSVAIRRVSDVPYASECFITPLSTVAREATEMKDEYISAAGNDVTQAWLDYVGPLVGELPKMGKLF